In Pseudomonas grandcourensis, the DNA window CGGTCGCGCAGGGCGTTGATCATCGGCAGAGACAGGGCGTTCAGGGATTTTTCGGCATCCAGGCTGGCGATGCCGATGCGTGCGCCGTCGGTGCCGGTGAGTTCTTCGAAGTGCAGATTCATCGTGACCTCGATCGGGAATTTGAGGGTTAAGTATGATCGCTGTGTGGGAAAGTGCCGGATCTGCATCAGATCAATTGACAAGCGTGATGCGCTTTCCTAGGGTTCGCCCCATTGTTTTTGCCGGATGTAACCATGACTGCTGACGACCGTATCAAACTCGAACCGGGCTGGAAGGAGGCACTGCGTGCCGAATTCGACCAGCCTTACATGGCAGAGTTGCGAAACTTCCTGCAACAAGAGCGGGCGGCCGGCAAGGAGATCTATCCGCCGGGGCCAATGATCTTCAACGCGCTCAATTCCACGCCGCTGGACAAGGTCAAGGTGGTGATCCTCGGCCAGGACCCTTATCACGGCCCGGGCCAGGCCCATGGCCTGTGCTTCTCGGTGCAGCCGGGCGTGCCGGCGCCGCCGTCGCTGGTGAACATTTACAAAGAGCTCAAGCGCGACCTGAACATCGACATCCCCAACCATGGATACCTGCAGAGCTGGGCCGATCAGGGCGTGCTGATGCTCAACACCACCATGACCGTCGAGCGCGCCAACGCCAATGCGCACAAGGACAAAGGCTGGCAGTTTTTCACTGATCGAGTCATTGAAGTGGTCAGCCAGCAGCAACCGCACCTGGTGTTCATGCTGTGGGGCGCCCATGCCCAGAGCAAACAGAAACTGATCGATGCCACCAAGCATCTGGTGTTGACCTCGGTGCACCCGTCACCGCTGTCGGCCTATCGCGGCTTTCTCGGTTGCGGGCACTTCAGCCGGACCAACAAGTTTCTGGAGCAGAATGGCGAGACGCCGATCGAGTGGCGTCTTCCATCGGTTTGAAAAAAGCATCGCGAGCAGGCTCACTCCTACATTGAAATGCGTTCCCTGTAGGAGTGAGCCTGCTCGCGATGAAGTCGACTCGGTCTTTACTCTGGATCGCGGTTCCAATATTTGAACAACGGCTCCGCCAGAAACAGCACAAACAACAGCCGCATCACCTGCATCGCCGTCACCAGCGGCACCGACAGTTGCAGGGTTTCTGCTGTCAGGCTCATCTCGGCAATACCGCCCGGCATCATGCCCAGTGTCAGTGAGCGCAGATCCAGATGGGTCAGCGCACTCAAACCCAAGGCCGCTGCAGTCGCAATCAACATGGTCAACACCGTGCCGATCAGGGTGCGCCCCATGAACGATGGCGCACGCCGGAAAAACTGCCGGTTGAAGTGACAGCCCAGACCGCTACCGATCAACCATTGGCCAATCTGGCTGCCGCCATTGGGCAAACCGATGTGCAGATCCCAGCCGATGCTGACTGCTGCGCTGACCAGCAAGGGCCCGAACAGCCAGGGGTTGGGTTGACGCAGACGTTCCCAGATCCAGGCCGCCAACGCGCCAGCGGGAAACAACACTGCCAGCCAGCGCCAATCGATGCTGCCAACGTGGGAAATCGGCGCACCGTCGCCCAACAGATACTTGAAGGCTGCCGGTACGCATAGCACGACCACCAACACCCGCAAACTCTGCCCCGCCGCCACACGGCTGAGCACCGCACCGTTGCGGGCGCCGAGGTTGACCATCTCCCCGGAACCGCCGGGCATGCTGGAAAAGAATGCCGTGGCGCGATCTTCACCGGTACGGCGCATCAGCCACACGCCGACGATCGCCGACAGGCTGGTGACCAACGCACCGAAGAAGATCAGGCCGAAATGACTGAGTACCTGCTCCATCACCACTGGAGTGAAATGCAGGCCGATACCGATACCGACGATCCACTGGCCGCACTTGCGGCCGCCAGGGATTTCGGCCAATTGCCAGGGTGTCAGACAACGCACGAGGATGATCGCCAGCAACGAGCCGACCATCCACGGCAAAGGCCAGCCGACCTGGCTGGCGAGGAAACCGCCAAGCAGGCCGACCAGCGGGGTTCCCCACCAGAGTTTGAGGGGGGACCGATCAGACATCGGCGATAACGCGTTGCGCGGCCGAACGTTTGCGCCAGATGCGGATAAGCGGCATCAGCAGCATGATCGCCGTCAGGACCCAGCAACCGAAGGTGATCGGGCTCGACCAGAGGATTTCCAGCGCACCGTTGGAAATCGACAGGGCGCGGCGCAGGTTTTGTTCCATCAAGCCGCCGAGGATGAAGCCCAGCAATACCGGCGACAGCGGGAAGTCCAGCTTGCGCAGGATATAACCGAAGATGCCGATACCGATCATCAGGAACAGGTCGAACGTGGTGGCATGCACTGCGTAGACACCAATCCCCGTAATGATCGCGATCACCGGCACCAGTGCCCAGTTCGGCACGGCGAGGATGCGGGTGAAGATGCGGATCATCGGGATGTTGAGGATCACCAGCATCACGTTGGCGATGAACAACGAAGCGATCAGGCCCCAGACGATGTCCGGTTGCTGTTGGAACAGCAGCGGGCCCGGGGTGATGTTGTACAGCGACAGGGCGCCGATCATCACCGCCGTGGTGCCGGAACCTGGAACGCCGAGGGTCAGCATCGGCACCAGCGCACCGCAGGCCGCGCCACCGATGGCGGTTTCCGGCGCCGCGAGGCCGCGCATGTCGCCCTGGCCGAATGTACCCTTGGCACCGGCGATGCGTTTTTCGGTCATGTAGGCCACGGCACTGGCCAGGGTCGCACCGGCACCCGGCAACACGCCCATGATGAAACCCAGTACGCCGCAACGGATGTTCACCACGAACACCGACGCCGCTTCCTTGAAGTTGAACATCATCCGGCCGGTGGCTTTCACCGCTTCCTGGCCGTGGTGGGTTTTTTCCAGCAGCAGCAGGATTTCGCTGATGGAGAACAGGCCCAGCACCAGCACGACGAACTGGATGCCGTCGGTCAGGTGGATGTTGTCCCCGGTGAAGCGATACACACCGCTGTTGGCGTCGATGCCGACGGTTGACAGGAACAGACCGATCAGCGCCGCGATGAACGTCTTCAGCGGACGGTCACCGGCCATGCCGCCGAGGCAGACAATCGCAAACACCATCAGTACGAAATATTCCGCCGGGCCGAAGGCAATCGCCCATTTCGCCAGCAGCGGGGCGAACAGCACCATGCCGCAGGTCGCGATAAAGGCACCGATGAACGAGCTCCATGCCGACAGCGACAGCGCTACACCGGCCAGGCCTTTGCGGGCCATCGGGTAACCGTCGAGGGTGGTCATCACGGTGGACGCTTCGCCCGGAATGTTCAGCAGGATCGAGCTGATCCGGCCTCCGTATTCGCAACCCAGGTACACCGCCGCCAGCAGGATCAGCGCCGACTCCGGTGGCAGGCCGAGGGCGAATGCGATCGGGATCAACAGTGCCACGCCGTTGATCGGCCCCAGGCCCGGCAACAGGCCGACCACGGTGCCGATCAGGGTGCCGCACAGTGCGGTCACCAGGTTGTACGGGCTCAGCGCGACGCCGAAACCCTGACCCAAATAGCCAAGAGTATCCATATCAGTTCTCCAGAACGTCGAGCACGCCAAGCGGCAGCGGCACGTCCATCAACTTGTCGAACAGCAGGTAGAGGCCGACGGCCATCAGGCTGATGATCACGATGCTTGGTACCCAGCGACCGCCATACAGACGGGCCATGGGCACGCCGATCAGGATGCTGGCGACGATGAAACCCAGGGGCTCGAAAGTGCCGGCGAACACCAGCAACAGCACCACGCAGATGCCGATCTTGGTCAGGGTTTCGCGATCCAGCGGCGGCTCGTCAGCGCTGTGCTTGATGGGTGCCGGACGGAACACCATGTACAACAGTGCCGAGCCCATCAGGCCAAGCATCAACAGCGGAAAGGCCCGAGGCCCCACCGGTTCGTAGGAAAAAGCCGCTTGGTACGGCCATGCCATGAGCGCGAGGCCGAGGCAGACCAGCAACAGCACCGAAGCAAAAATGCGTTGTAAGAGCATGGGGAACTCCTGTGCCGCGACTCCGCCAAACGGAGCCGCGGCCGCTAGACAGAGGCGATCACTGGATCAGGCCGAACTCTTTGGCCAGCACTTTGTAGTCCGCAACCTGCTTCTTCACGTAGGTGTCCAGCTCCGGGCCGGTCATGGCGAACGGGAAGAGCTCGCGCTGATCGCGCAACTTGGCGAAGTCTTCGGAAGCCAGCAGTTTGTCGAAGGCTGCTTTCCACCAGGCATAGTCTTCGTCGCTGACTTTTGGCCCGAGGTAGAAGCCGCGCACCACCGGCCAGACGATGTCGTAGCCTTGCTCGCGTGCTGTCGGAATGTCCTTCATTTCCGGTTCGTCCAGACGCTTGTCGGAGAACACCGCCAGCAGGCGCATGTCGCCGCTCTGGATGTGCGGCATGGAGTCGGAAATGTCGGTGCTGCCGACCTGGATGTGGCCGCCGAGCAGGGCGGTGGCGATTTCGCCGCCACCTTCGAGGGCTACGTAACGCAGGTCACGGGGGTTGATCCCGGCGGCCTTGGCGATCAAGGCAGTCTGCATCCAGTCCTGGCTGCCGACGGTGCCGCCGGAACCGATTACCACTTTGCTAGGATCTTTTTTCAGTGCCTGCACGAGGTCGTCGAGGGTCTTGTAGGGTGAATCGCTCTTCACCGCGATGGCGCCGTAGCTGGTACCGACGGCGGCCAGCCAGCGCACGTTGGTTTCATCGAAACGACCGAACTTGCCTTGGGCCAGGTTCAGCAGCGAACCGCTGGACCAGGCCACCAGGGTGCCGGCATCGGCCGGACGCTGGGCGACCACCGCGTTGTACGCCACCGCGCCGACACCGCCGGGCATGTAGGTCACGCGCATCGGTTTGGTCAGCAGTTTTTCGTTGACCAGCGCGCTTTGCGCCAGTTTGCAGGTCAGGTCGAAACCACCACCGGGCGAAGCCGGGGCGATGCATTCCGGGCGTTTGGGTTCGGCAAGCGCTTGGCCGGTGATCAGCAGGACGCTGGCGGCGAGAGCTAGTTTACGCATTGACAGGTTCATTCAAGTCTCCTTGGGAGTTGTTGTTATTGACGTACTGAATTACCAAAGGGCAACGCTATAGCTCACCAGCAGACGCACTTCATCGGCATCGCGAGCGGAGTAGTTGGAACGGTAGGTGGCATTGCGCAGGCGCACGGCGACATCCTTGAGTGCGCCGCTTTGTACAACATATTTAATCTCGGAGTTACGTTCCCACTCTTTGCCTTCGTCACCGTTCTTGAGCTTGATGTTGTCACCGCTCACGTAACGGCTCATGAAGGTCAGGCCAGGGACACCAAGAGTGACGAAGTCGAAGTCATAACGCGCTTGCCAGGAGCGTTCTTCGGCCCCGGCAAAGTCGTTGATCTGCACGAAGTTCACCAGGTACGGGTCGGCGCCATCCACATACGGGAACGTGCTGTCGCCAGACATGTGCTGGTAGCCCGCGCTGAGCTTGTGCCCGCTCAGGGCGTAACTCACCAGGCCGTTGAGGGATTTGTTGTCGATATTGCCGCCACGGGCCTCGCCCTGGTCGTCACTGATGGCAAACCGCAGGTCGGTGCCAAAGGTGCCGGGGCCGAAGGGCTGCGAGGCGATCAACCCGAGAAAGTGCTGGTTGTAGACTTCACCGAGTTGCGCGAAGTGATAGCTGCCGGTGATCTTGTCGGTGAACTTGTAGTCCAGGCCGCCAAAGTCAAAGTGGTCGCCCGCCACGGTGCCAGCGAAACGGCCGTTCTTGTTGTTGAGGGCAATGTCCTCGAAGTCGGTGCTGTCGCGGTCCTTGGCTTTGTCCAGACGCCCGCCGGTGAAGGTCAGGTTCTTGATCTCCTTGGAGGTCAGCATGCCGCCTTCAAAGGTCTGCGGCAGGATGCGCCCGTCGTTGGGCTTGAGGATCGGCAGTTCCGGAATCAGGGTGCCGATTTTCAGCTCGCTGGCGGAGATCTTCATTTTGCCGGTCAGGCCGAGCTTGGAGTATTCGTCCACGGCGCGCCCATCGTCAGTCGGCAGCAGGCCGGTACCGGTACGGTCCGGGCTCGAATCGAGCTTGACCCCCAACATGCCCAGCGCATCGACACCGAACCCCACGGTGCCGTCGGTGTAGCCTGATTTCAGATTGAGCATGAACCCCTGGGCCCACTCGTCACGCTTGGACTGTTGGGCGCTGGTGCCGTCGCGAAAGTCGCGATTGAAGTACATGTTGCGGGTTTCGAAAGTGGCCGAGCTGTCTTCGAAGAATGCGGCCTGGCTCAAGGGTGAAAAGCCGGCAAGGGCGGCAGCGCTGGCAAGCGCAGTGTGGCTGAAACGGGAGAGGCGGGCAGGCGCGATAGCCTGGGTCTGCAGGGACTGCATGGATGACTTACTCCGTTTATTGTTCTTATTTGTCGAAAACGCTTCGAGGCGTTTTTCGTATCGCTGTGTGGCTGCAGCGACGGCAGTCGAAACTGTCCGTGGTCCGACTCTAACGGGCTAACCTTTCGCTAACCTTTCAGAAGGCTTTCACGATTTTTCGGGCTTCACAGCGACGGATGCCGCTGTAAACTCCGCGCCAAAGAATGGCGTCGACCATCCCTGAATGAGGTAAAGATCCATGCGTGTCCTGCTCGTCGAAGACCATTTGCAGCTCGCCGAAAGTGTCGCCCAGGCGCTCAAGAGCACCGGGCTGACGGTGGACGTTCTGCACGATGGCGTGGCAGCCGACCTGGCGCTGGGCAGCGAGGAATACGCCATGGCGATCCTCGATGTCGGATTGCCGCGCATGGATGGTTTCGAAGTGCTGGCGCGTTTGCGGGCCCGGGGCAAGAACCTGCCGGTGCTGATGCTGACCGCCCGCAGCGACGTCAAGGATCGGGTCCACGGCCTGAACCTCGGCGCCGACGACTACCTGGCCAAGCCGTTCGAACTGACCGAACTCGAAGCCCGGGTCAAAGCCTTGTTGCGCCGCAGTGTGCTGGGCGGTGAGCGCATTCAGCGTTGCGGTGTGCTGGCCTACGACCTGGAAACCCGGCGCTTCACCCTCGGTGAAGAATTGCTGACCCTGACCTCCCGCGAACAGGCCGTGCTCGAAGCCCTGATCGCGCGCCCCGGTCGGGTGATGAGCAAGGAGCAACTGGCATCGCAAGTGTTCGGTCTCGATGAAGAGGCCAGTCCCGATGCCATCGAAATCTACGTGCACCGCCTGCGCAAGAAACTCGACGGCCAGCCGGTCGCCATCGTGACCTTCCGCGGCCTCGGTTACTTGCTGGAAAGCCGTGATGCATAAGCCGAGCAGCCTGCGCTGGCGGTTGCTGTGGAACCTGGCGCTGCTGCTGGTGGTGTTGATGCTGGCCAGTGGCTTGAGCGCCTACTGGAACGGGCGCGAAGCTGCCGATACGGCCTATGACCGGACCTTGCTGGCATCTGCACGGACCATTGCCGCCGGTGTCTCCCAACGCGACGGTTCTCTGAGTGCCGATGTGCCCTACGTGGCCCTTGATACGTTTGCCTACGACAGTGCCGGGCGAATTTTCTACCTGGTCAATGACATCAATCAGAAGCTGATTTCCGGTTACGAAAACCTGCCGGCGCCACCGCCGGGAACGCCGCGCACCGATGATTATCCGGCGCTGGCGCGCTTCTATAACGCGACCTATCGCGGGCAGAACGTGCGCGTGGTGAGCCTGCTCAAACCTGTGAGCGAGCCGAACATGAACGGCATGGCGGAAATTCGCGTGGCCGAAACCGATGAGGCGCGGGTGAGCATGGCCCGCAGCCTGGCGACAGATACGTTGCTGCGTCTGGGCATGCTGGCGGGTGGGGCCTTGATGTTGGTGTGGTTCGCGGTGAGTGCCGCATTGCGCCCGCTGGAGCGCTTGCGCACGGCAGTGGAAGAGCGTCAGCCCGACGATCTGCGGCCCTTGCCGTTGGTGGAAGTGCAGCGCGAATTGTGGCCGCTGGTGCGCGCACTCAATCACTTTACCGAGCGCTTGCGCGGGCAGTTCGAGAAACAGGCGCAATTCATCGCCGATGCCGCCCACGAACTGCGCACGCCGCTGGCGGCACTCAAGGCGCGCCTGGAATTGGGCATGCGCTCATCTGAGCCTGAAACCTGGCGCAGCACGCTGGAGACTGCCGCTCAGGGCACTGATCGCTTGACCCATCTGGCCAATCAGTTGCTTTCCCTGGCACGGGTCGAAAATGGCGCCCGGGCGATTGCCGAGGGTGGCGCGCAGTTACTCGACCTGAGTCAGTTGGCCCGGGACCTGGGCATGGCCATGGCGCCGTTGGCCCACAAGCGTGGTATCGCGCTGGCACTGGAGGCGGATGAACCGGTCTGGCTGCGGGGTGAACCGACGCTATTGAACGAACTGCTGAGCAATCTGGTGGATAACGCACTGGCCCACACGCCGCCGGGTGGCAACGTGATTCTGCGGGTCTCGGTGCCCGCCGTGCTGGAAGTCGAAGATGATGGCCCCGGCATACCGCTTGAAGAGCGGGATCGGGTGTTCGAGCGCTTTTACCGACGCAATCAGCAAGTGGCCGGTTCCGGATTGGGTCTGGCGATTGTCGGTGAGATCTGCCGCGCGCATCTGGCGCAGATCAGCCTGCATGACGGTGAGCACGCGGGGTTGAAGGTGCGGGTGAGTTTTGTTGCGGGGGATTGAGGATCAGTAAAACATCGTGCGCGTTTCTTCCAGGTCGGCGCACATCGCCTTGTCGTCAAAGTCGATTCCGAGTGCCTTGTAGGCCGGTACATTCAACGCGTCGGCAAGGGCGAGCGGGTGATCGGTGTCCTGCAGGCAATACAGGCTGGCCACCTGCACCAGATCCACATAGTCGACCTGCGCAGACTGACGCTTGAAGTTCAGGTATAGCCGTGGCACTTGCACCAGCATGTCGGGAAAATCCCAGACCTTGAGCAGTTTTTCGCCAATCAGCGGATGAATCCGGTCGATCACATGATTGAGGCTGACCGGGTCGGACAGCAGTTCATAGTGATCTTCGGCGTAGGTCAGGATCGGCAGCACGCCGATCTGGTGCACCAGCCCGCCAAGGGCCGCCTGATCGGGCTTGAGTCGGGTGTAGCGGCGGCACAAGGCGTAGCTGACGCCGGCGATTTCCAGGCTTTTACGCCAGACATCGCGCATCTTCTGCTCCACCACGTCGGAACGGGCATGGAAAATCTGCTCCATGACCAGGCCGATCGCCAGGTTACAGCTGTAGTTGATGCCCAGGCGGGTGATCGCGGTATGCAGATCGGTCACTTCCTGGGCTGCGCGCAACAGTGGGCTGTTGACCACTTTAATCAGGCGTGCCGACAGCGCGGTATCACGGCCGATCACTTTGCTCAGGGTACTGACGCTGACTTCCGGGTTTTCCGCGGCCTTGCGAATCTGCAGGGCCACTTCCGGTAACGTTGGCAGAACCAGGTCATCGTTATTGATGGCCTCAACCAAATCCTGTTGGACCTTTTCCGCCAGCTTGCTCATTTAGTCTCTCTAGGTGTCGCGCCAAGTGCTGCCGTTACTGCTGGATTTCGCGGTCGCGGTCCAGTTCATAAGGCAGGTCGAGCAGCTGCAAGGACGGCCCTTCGAGCGCGCCCATGTGGATGTCTCCACTTTCTGCTGCTTCGGCTTGCAACACAGCCAGGAGTTCAATGTTCTGTCCGGCGCGGGCAGCCAGCACCACTTCGCCGATGGAGCTGCCGTGGGTCGGGGAAAACAACGGGGTACCCGGTTCAGGCAGTTCGCCGGCAGCCAGTTGCAGGCGATACAAGCGGCGCTTGAGTTTGCCCAGGTACTGCATTCGCGCGACGATTTCCTGCCCGGTGTAGCAACCTTTCTTGAAGCTCACGCCACCGATCGCTTGCAGGTTGAGCATCTGCGGGATGAACAACTCGCGGGTGCCGGGCATGACCTGGCCGATCCCAGCGCGGACCTGGCCCAGCAGCCATTGATTCAGATCGCCTTCGCTCAGTACTGCCGAAAGCTTGCCTTTGATCGCATCGACTTGACCGGCGGCGACCCACAGTTCGGCGCGTTCAGGCGAGACACGGATGGCAATCAGCCCATCGTTGCGCACGACGCTGTCGGTTTCTGCCGGCAGGTCCAGGCCGAGGCTGACCAGTGCGGCGTCGCCATGGTCAACTCCGAAGCGGACCCAAGCGGCACTTTCGTCGGTCAGTTTCGACTTGGAAAACACCGCGTATTTTTTCAGGTCCGCCAGTTGCGGTTCGAGCAATTCGGTGGCCATGGCCAGGACCACGCCGTCACCCTCGAGCAGGATGCGGAAACTCGACTGCATCCGGCCTTTTTGTGTGCAGCGGGCACCGAGGCTGGCCCGGGAATCACTCAGGTAGTTGAGGTTGCAGGTCAGTTGGCCTTGCAGGAATTTGCTGGCGTCCGCGCCGCGGACCGCGAGAACACCTTCATGAGAAAGGGTGCAGAAAAAAGCAGAATCGGCCATGGGTCATCGCAGGGTAAAAAGTCTGGTGGACATCATAAGGGGCCGCCTTCGAAATGGGTAGTTAACAAAGGCTCGCAGTGCCCGACCAAAGCCGACTGTTCGACCGGGCGCGGGCCTGTATACTTGCCGCCTATTTGAGGAGCGCTCCATGGTCGAAGATGTTGAACTGAATCGCCTCTACTGGCACAGCCGCCGTGGCATGCTTGAGCTTGACGTGTTGCTGGTGCCGTTCACGAAAGAGGTATACGCAACGCTCAACGAGGTGGATCGCGCGTTGTACGTCCGACTGCTGACGTGTGAGGATCAGGACATGTTCGGCTGGTTCATGGAGCGCAACGAATCGGAAGATCCTGAGCTGCAACGCATGGTTCGCATGATCCTGGATCGTGTCCAGCCCAAGTAATGGGTTCGAATGCCGCTGGCATGCCTCACGGCAGTTGCTGGCGGCGTATCTTCTGGCCCAGCTGTTCGCGTTGGGTTCTTTGTTTTTACTGTCGATTCCGCTCTGGGCCAGTTCGCTCGGCGTCGTGCTGTGCGTGGCTCACGGAGTCTGGCTGTTGCCCCGGCAAATCCTGCTGACCCACCCGCAGGCCTTTTGCGGCTTGCGGCGCGATGCCGATGGCTGGCAGTTGTGGAGTCGGGCCAGGGGTTGGCAGCCCGTGCAACTGAGACCGGACAGCCTGGCGCTGCCATTGGTGGTGGTACTGCGTTTTCGATTGCGTGGCGAGCGCCGGGTCAGGGCCATTTGCGTGCCCCGGGACGCGCAGGCGGCGGATGTGCACCGACGCCTGCGGGTCCGGCTCAAGTTCAGCCGACGTAGGTGGGCGGCACCAGAATAGTGTCCAGCGCGACCGGCAACATGTCCGGGTAGTCGAGGGTGTAATGCAGGCCACGGCTTTCCTTGCGCTCCATGGCTGACAGAATCATCAGCTCGGCCACTTGGGCCAGGTTGCGCAGCTCGATCAAGTCCCGGCTGACCTTGTAGTTGCTGTAGAACTCGTCGATTTCATCGAGCAACAGTTGCACGCGGTGTTGCGCCCGTTGCAGACGCTTGTTGGTGCGCACGATGCCAACGTAGTCCCACATGAATCGCCGCAGTTCATCCCAGTTGTGCGCAATGATCACGTCTTCATCGGAATCGGTGACCTGGCTCGCATCCCAGACGGGAAGGGGGGCCGGCATCGGCACCCGGGGCAGCTGTTCAAGAATGTCTGCCGCTGCGGAGCGGGCATAGACGAAACATTCCAGCAGCGAGTTGCTGGCCATGCGGTTCGCGCCGTGCAGGCCGGTGAAACTGGTTTCGCCGATGGCGTACAGCCCTGGCACATCGGTGCGGCCCTGTTGATCGACCATCACGCCGCCGCAGGTGTAGTGCGCCGCCGGAACCACCGGAATCGGCTGTTTGGTGATGTCGATGGAAAATTCCAGGCAGCGTTCGTACACCGTCGGGAAGTGCGCCTTGATGAAGGCTTCGGGTTTGTGGCTGATGTCCAGATAGACGCAATCAATACCCAGTCGCTTCATTTCATGGTCGATGGCCCGGGCGACGATGTCCCGTGGTGCCAGTTCGGCCCGTGGGTCGAAGCGTGGCATGAAGCGCTCGCCGTTGGGCAGCTTCAGGTGCGCACCTTCGCCTCGCAGGGCTTCGGTGACCAGGAAACTCTTGGCTTGCGGGTGATACAGGCAAGTAGGGTGGAACTGATTGAATTCCAGGTTCGCCACCCGGCAGCCCGAACGCCAGGCCATGGCGATGCCAT includes these proteins:
- the ung gene encoding uracil-DNA glycosylase, giving the protein MTADDRIKLEPGWKEALRAEFDQPYMAELRNFLQQERAAGKEIYPPGPMIFNALNSTPLDKVKVVILGQDPYHGPGQAHGLCFSVQPGVPAPPSLVNIYKELKRDLNIDIPNHGYLQSWADQGVLMLNTTMTVERANANAHKDKGWQFFTDRVIEVVSQQQPHLVFMLWGAHAQSKQKLIDATKHLVLTSVHPSPLSAYRGFLGCGHFSRTNKFLEQNGETPIEWRLPSV
- a CDS encoding AbrB family transcriptional regulator, translating into MSDRSPLKLWWGTPLVGLLGGFLASQVGWPLPWMVGSLLAIILVRCLTPWQLAEIPGGRKCGQWIVGIGIGLHFTPVVMEQVLSHFGLIFFGALVTSLSAIVGVWLMRRTGEDRATAFFSSMPGGSGEMVNLGARNGAVLSRVAAGQSLRVLVVVLCVPAAFKYLLGDGAPISHVGSIDWRWLAVLFPAGALAAWIWERLRQPNPWLFGPLLVSAAVSIGWDLHIGLPNGGSQIGQWLIGSGLGCHFNRQFFRRAPSFMGRTLIGTVLTMLIATAAALGLSALTHLDLRSLTLGMMPGGIAEMSLTAETLQLSVPLVTAMQVMRLLFVLFLAEPLFKYWNRDPE
- a CDS encoding tripartite tricarboxylate transporter substrate binding protein translates to MNLSMRKLALAASVLLITGQALAEPKRPECIAPASPGGGFDLTCKLAQSALVNEKLLTKPMRVTYMPGGVGAVAYNAVVAQRPADAGTLVAWSSGSLLNLAQGKFGRFDETNVRWLAAVGTSYGAIAVKSDSPYKTLDDLVQALKKDPSKVVIGSGGTVGSQDWMQTALIAKAAGINPRDLRYVALEGGGEIATALLGGHIQVGSTDISDSMPHIQSGDMRLLAVFSDKRLDEPEMKDIPTAREQGYDIVWPVVRGFYLGPKVSDEDYAWWKAAFDKLLASEDFAKLRDQRELFPFAMTGPELDTYVKKQVADYKVLAKEFGLIQ
- a CDS encoding tripartite tricarboxylate transporter TctB family protein, which codes for MLLQRIFASVLLLVCLGLALMAWPYQAAFSYEPVGPRAFPLLMLGLMGSALLYMVFRPAPIKHSADEPPLDRETLTKIGICVVLLLVFAGTFEPLGFIVASILIGVPMARLYGGRWVPSIVIISLMAVGLYLLFDKLMDVPLPLGVLDVLEN
- a CDS encoding sensor histidine kinase codes for the protein MHKPSSLRWRLLWNLALLLVVLMLASGLSAYWNGREAADTAYDRTLLASARTIAAGVSQRDGSLSADVPYVALDTFAYDSAGRIFYLVNDINQKLISGYENLPAPPPGTPRTDDYPALARFYNATYRGQNVRVVSLLKPVSEPNMNGMAEIRVAETDEARVSMARSLATDTLLRLGMLAGGALMLVWFAVSAALRPLERLRTAVEERQPDDLRPLPLVEVQRELWPLVRALNHFTERLRGQFEKQAQFIADAAHELRTPLAALKARLELGMRSSEPETWRSTLETAAQGTDRLTHLANQLLSLARVENGARAIAEGGAQLLDLSQLARDLGMAMAPLAHKRGIALALEADEPVWLRGEPTLLNELLSNLVDNALAHTPPGGNVILRVSVPAVLEVEDDGPGIPLEERDRVFERFYRRNQQVAGSGLGLAIVGEICRAHLAQISLHDGEHAGLKVRVSFVAGD
- a CDS encoding response regulator — encoded protein: MRVLLVEDHLQLAESVAQALKSTGLTVDVLHDGVAADLALGSEEYAMAILDVGLPRMDGFEVLARLRARGKNLPVLMLTARSDVKDRVHGLNLGADDYLAKPFELTELEARVKALLRRSVLGGERIQRCGVLAYDLETRRFTLGEELLTLTSREQAVLEALIARPGRVMSKEQLASQVFGLDEEASPDAIEIYVHRLRKKLDGQPVAIVTFRGLGYLLESRDA
- a CDS encoding OprD family porin; the protein is MQSLQTQAIAPARLSRFSHTALASAAALAGFSPLSQAAFFEDSSATFETRNMYFNRDFRDGTSAQQSKRDEWAQGFMLNLKSGYTDGTVGFGVDALGMLGVKLDSSPDRTGTGLLPTDDGRAVDEYSKLGLTGKMKISASELKIGTLIPELPILKPNDGRILPQTFEGGMLTSKEIKNLTFTGGRLDKAKDRDSTDFEDIALNNKNGRFAGTVAGDHFDFGGLDYKFTDKITGSYHFAQLGEVYNQHFLGLIASQPFGPGTFGTDLRFAISDDQGEARGGNIDNKSLNGLVSYALSGHKLSAGYQHMSGDSTFPYVDGADPYLVNFVQINDFAGAEERSWQARYDFDFVTLGVPGLTFMSRYVSGDNIKLKNGDEGKEWERNSEIKYVVQSGALKDVAVRLRNATYRSNYSARDADEVRLLVSYSVALW
- a CDS encoding HDOD domain-containing protein, with the protein product MSKLAEKVQQDLVEAINNDDLVLPTLPEVALQIRKAAENPEVSVSTLSKVIGRDTALSARLIKVVNSPLLRAAQEVTDLHTAITRLGINYSCNLAIGLVMEQIFHARSDVVEQKMRDVWRKSLEIAGVSYALCRRYTRLKPDQAALGGLVHQIGVLPILTYAEDHYELLSDPVSLNHVIDRIHPLIGEKLLKVWDFPDMLVQVPRLYLNFKRQSAQVDYVDLVQVASLYCLQDTDHPLALADALNVPAYKALGIDFDDKAMCADLEETRTMFY
- a CDS encoding tripartite tricarboxylate transporter permease, encoding MDTLGYLGQGFGVALSPYNLVTALCGTLIGTVVGLLPGLGPINGVALLIPIAFALGLPPESALILLAAVYLGCEYGGRISSILLNIPGEASTVMTTLDGYPMARKGLAGVALSLSAWSSFIGAFIATCGMVLFAPLLAKWAIAFGPAEYFVLMVFAIVCLGGMAGDRPLKTFIAALIGLFLSTVGIDANSGVYRFTGDNIHLTDGIQFVVLVLGLFSISEILLLLEKTHHGQEAVKATGRMMFNFKEAASVFVVNIRCGVLGFIMGVLPGAGATLASAVAYMTEKRIAGAKGTFGQGDMRGLAAPETAIGGAACGALVPMLTLGVPGSGTTAVMIGALSLYNITPGPLLFQQQPDIVWGLIASLFIANVMLVILNIPMIRIFTRILAVPNWALVPVIAIITGIGVYAVHATTFDLFLMIGIGIFGYILRKLDFPLSPVLLGFILGGLMEQNLRRALSISNGALEILWSSPITFGCWVLTAIMLLMPLIRIWRKRSAAQRVIADV